One genomic segment of Macaca fascicularis isolate 582-1 chromosome 19, T2T-MFA8v1.1 includes these proteins:
- the PLK5 gene encoding inactive serine/threonine-protein kinase PLK5 isoform X6, which translates to MYTVLTGAPPFMASPLSEMYQNIREGHYPEPAHLSANARRLIARLLAPNPAERPSLDHLLHDDFFTQGFTPDRLPAHSCHSPPIFAVPPLLGKIFRKVGQLLLTQCRPPCPFTPKEASGPGKDGPDPDSMEWGGESSLSAKEFPCLEAPIHLLAHGTLQSDLAGPEGSRRPEVEAALRHLQLCLDVGLPATQDPLGEQRPILWAPKWVDHSSKYGFGYQLSDGGSGVLLRDGTHMALRPPGGRRFALVAQAGVQCQVCYMPDRGKLETFTLRDVPGPLCAKLAVLQLFASCLKRQLREEGTLSTPVPPAGPGLCLLRFLASEQGLLLLFSNGTVQMSFSGVPAQLVLSGEGEGLQLTLWEQGPPGTSYSLDILRSHGCAPATRQHLHHAFRMLQSI; encoded by the exons AT GTACACGGTGCTGACCGGCGCCCCGCCCTTCATGGCCTCACCCCTGTCGGAGATGTACCAAAACATCCGTGAGGGCCACTACCCCGAACCCGCTCATCTGTCTGCCAATGCACGCCGCCTCATCGCACGCCTCCTGGCACCCAACCCGGCCGAGCGGCCCAGCCTGGACCACCTGCTGCACGATGACTTCTTCACGCAG GGTTTCACTCCGGACCGGCTGCCGGCCCACTCCTGCCACAGTCCCCCCATATTTGCCGTACCCCCACTTCTGGGCAAGATCTTCCGGAAGGTGGGCCAGCTGCTGCTCACCCAGTGCCGGCCACCCT GCCCCTTCACACCTAAAGAGGCCTCGGGTCCAGGAAAAGATGGGCCAGACCCTGACTCCATGGAGTGGGGCGGTGAG AGCTCCCTGTCTGCGAAAGAGTTTCCCTGCCTGGAAGCCCCCATCCACCTGCTCGCACATGGGACGCTGCAGAGTGACCTGGCCG GGCCCGAGGGGAGCCGGCGGCCGGAGGTGGAGGCAGCCCTCAGACACCTGCAGCTGTGCCTGGACGTGGGCCTCCCGG CCACACAGGACCCCCTGGGAGAGCAGCGGCCCATCCTCTGGGCCCCCAAATGGGTGGATCATTCCAGCAAATATGGCTTTGGCTACCAGCTCTCGGACGGGGGCAGTGGTGTCCTGCTTCGGGACGGCACCCACATGGCCCTGCGTCCCCCCGGAGG acggcgttttgctcttgtcgcccaggctggagtgcaatg CCAAGTGTGCTACATGCCCGACCGCGGGAAGCTGGAAACCTTCACCCTGAGGGATGTACCCGGCCCGCTGTGCGCCAAGCTGGCTGTGCTGCAGCTCTTTGCCAGCTGCCTGAAGCGGCAGCTGCGGGAG GAGGGGACCCTCTCCACACCTGTGCCACCTGCTGGacctggcctctgcctcctgcgctTCCTGGCCTCTGAGCAAGGCTTGCTGCTGCTGTTCAGCAATGGGACGGTGCAG ATGAGTTTCAGTGGAGTCCCAGCCCAACTGGTGCTGAGTGGCGAGGGTGAGGGTTTGCAGCTCACCCTCTGGGAGCAGGGTCCCCCCGGCACCTCCTACTCCCTGGACATCCTGCGGAGCCATGGCTGCGCCCCCGCCACCCGGCAGCACCTTCACCACGCCTTCCGCATGCTGCAGAGTATCTAA